CCTGAGCTCGAGGCGCTCCTTTCTTTCGCCCGTGAGGGAGATACTGTTGTTGTGCACAGCATGGACCGCCTGGCTCGGAATTTAGACGACCTGCGGCGCTTGGTGCAAATGCTGACCAAACGGGGCATCCGGATCGAGTTCGTCAAGGAAGGATTGCATTTCACCGGCGAGGATTCGCCCATGGCAAATCTGCTGCTCTCGGTCATGGGCGCCTTCGCTGAATTTGAGCGGGCTTTGATCCGCGAGCGCCAGCGCGAAGGAATCGCCCTTGCTAAAAAACGTGGAGCGTACCGTGGTCGCAAGAAAGCAC
The genomic region above belongs to Candidatus Aminicenantes bacterium and contains:
- a CDS encoding recombinase family protein codes for the protein MPGQRIGYVRVSSFDQNPERQLENISVNKVFTDKASGKDTKRPELEALLSFAREGDTVVVHSMDRLARNLDDLRRLVQMLTKRGIRIEFVKEGLHFTGEDSPMANLLLSVMGAFAEFERALIRERQREGIALAKKRGAYRGRKKALSPEQVAALRQRAAAGDQKAALAREFGISRETLYQYLRSND